Genomic window (bacterium):
TCGCGTATCCTCCGTTCAAGGACATTCGAGTCAGAAAGGCGATCGTGTACGCGCTCAACCGGCCCGCGCTGGTCAGTGCGGTCTTTGCCGGACTGTTCACGCCGGCCACCGGGATATTGCCGCCGCAGCTCCCGGGCTATCAAGCGCTGTCGGCGATCCCGTATGACCCAGCGCGGGCGCGCGCGCTCCTGGCCGAAGCCGGCTATGCGAAAGGCCAGGGGCTCCCGCCGCTGCTCCTGGGGCCGAACCCCCGGGGGTACGGTCCCCTGCAGGCGGCCCAGGTCCTCGCGGCTTTGATCCACCAGAACCTGAACATCGATGCGCGTGTGCAAGTGTACGATATTGCGAAGTGGCGGAGCGAGATGCACACGCGAACGGCCTTCTCTGCGGTTACGGGGTGGACGGCCGACTATGCGGATCCCAGCGATTATCTGTACGCGCTCTTCGGATCCAAGGCGCCGTTTGACTATTTCACCGGCTACGCGAACCCCGCGTACGATAAGTTGATTAGTACGGCCAGCCACCAACGGACACGCGCCGGCATGTTGCGGCATATGGGTGACGCCGAGCGCTATTTGATCTTGGATGACGTAGGCGTGGCACCGATCTACTACGTCCACGAAGCGATTCTCCGGAAGCCGTACGTCCGTAACATGTTGATCACCCCGTATGGCCTGGGGTTCATCGAGAATCTGCAGACGGCCGAGATCGTGCACTGACCGATCCCTCAGATGGGTGAGGCAACCGACTTCACGCTGAGCCTGCCCAATCGGGGAGTACTGCTGGGGTTCTTGACCGTGGGACAGCTACTGGACGCCGCCGAGGCCGCCGACACATCGGGGTCGTTCGGCGCCGTCAGCATCGGGGACAATCTCCTGGAGAAGCCGCGGGTCGAAGTCGTCGCGTTGTTGGGTGCACTTGCCGCCCGAACGCGGCGGCTTCGGTTGAACGTGGGATGCCTGTCCAGTTTCATCTTGCGCGACCCGATCTTGTTTGCCATTCAGTGGGCAAGCCTCGACGTGATCAGCGGGGGCCGGATGGAGCTCTGCGTCTGCATCGGCGGGGGAGATGACCGAGAGATGCGGCCGTACCACATGTCGAAGCGGGAACGCGTGCCCCGGCTTCTGGAGGCGATCAAGGTGGTCCGGCGACTCTGGGAGGAGGACCGTGTCAGTTTCGGGGGACGGTTTCACCGCTTCGAAGATGTCACCGTCCAACCCAAACCGGTGCAGCGTCACCTGCCGATCTACCTCGCCAACGCGCCGGATCCGGACGGGCCCACGGAGGTCGTGGACCGGATGTTGCTGCGCGCCCTGCGGCATGCGGACGGCTGGCATCCTACCGGACTGACGCCCACCCAGTTCGGGGTGCTTCGCTCGCGGCTCGAAGCGCTCGCGGCTGCGGAGGGGAAGGATCTTTCCACGTTCTCGATCGGCTGTGGGAGCCTGGTCAACATCCAGCCGGATCCCGTCAAGGCGCGACAGGAAGCGGAGGACTACGTCCGCCGATACTGGCCGGATACGTACGGACCGCGCAGCTTCGAACGGCTGATCTTCGGGCCGCCCGCCGCCGTGGCGGAGGGCATCCTGCGGTATTGGGAGGCCGGTTGCCGAAGGATCGCCGTCCGGCTAGGCGCTCTCAACTACCGCACCCAGATGCCGCTGTTGTTGAACGAGGTGATGCCCGCGGTGTGGGAGGGCGTCGCCGCCCGCGCCCGTTAGCCTGCACTACCGTCCGCCACCGTGGATCAAACATCTGGGCCACGCCCTCTCCCACGAATGTGAGCGAGAGAATGGCTGCGCACAGGACAAGACTTGGGACGACCGTTAGGTACGGGTACGTCCTCAGGTAGGGCAGACCCTCCGCGATCATCACCCCCCAAGACGGCATCGGGGGTTGCACACCAATCCCAAGAAAGGAGAGGGTCGCCTCCGCAAGGATGACGGGTCCGATGTCAAGCGACGCCCGGACGAGCGCCACGGTCATGATATTTGTGAGCACGTGACGTACCATGATGCGACGCTGCGGCGCACCGAGCGCCCGGGCGGCCGTGACAAACTCCTGCTCCCGAAGCGTGAGTACTTCCGCACGTACCTGACGTGCCATGCCCGCCCACCCGACCACGGAGAGGGCGATGATAATATTCAGAATGCTCGGTCCGAGCAATCCGGTAATGAGGATCAGGAACAGCAAGTCGGGGAACGCCAGAAAGATGTCCGTCACGCGCATCAGCCCGGCGTCGACCCGCCCTCCATAAAAACCCGCCAGCGTTCCCGCGGTCACGCCGGTCGCGGTGTGCACGACGACGGCAGTGCCGCTGATCAGGAAAGAGATGCGCCCTCCGTATGCCAGTCGCGTCGCAACATCGCGGCCGAATTGATCCGTGCCGAGCCAGTGGGTTCGGCTCGGGCCGTGGAACAACTGGGACAAGTCCTGCACATCGTACGCGGATCGCGTGGCGTACGGCAGGAGTACACAGGTACAGACGAGCGCCAAGACGGTGCCCGCCGCGAGGACGGTAGGTCGA
Coding sequences:
- a CDS encoding LLM class flavin-dependent oxidoreductase — encoded protein: MGEATDFTLSLPNRGVLLGFLTVGQLLDAAEAADTSGSFGAVSIGDNLLEKPRVEVVALLGALAARTRRLRLNVGCLSSFILRDPILFAIQWASLDVISGGRMELCVCIGGGDDREMRPYHMSKRERVPRLLEAIKVVRRLWEEDRVSFGGRFHRFEDVTVQPKPVQRHLPIYLANAPDPDGPTEVVDRMLLRALRHADGWHPTGLTPTQFGVLRSRLEALAAAEGKDLSTFSIGCGSLVNIQPDPVKARQEAEDYVRRYWPDTYGPRSFERLIFGPPAAVAEGILRYWEAGCRRIAVRLGALNYRTQMPLLLNEVMPAVWEGVAARAR
- a CDS encoding ABC transporter permease: MTALFRDRPTVLAAGTVLALVCTCVLLPYATRSAYDVQDLSQLFHGPSRTHWLGTDQFGRDVATRLAYGGRISFLISGTAVVVHTATGVTAGTLAGFYGGRVDAGLMRVTDIFLAFPDLLFLILITGLLGPSILNIIIALSVVGWAGMARQVRAEVLTLREQEFVTAARALGAPQRRIMVRHVLTNIMTVALVRASLDIGPVILAEATLSFLGIGVQPPMPSWGVMIAEGLPYLRTYPYLTVVPSLVLCAAILSLTFVGEGVAQMFDPRWRTVVQANGRGRRRPPTPRASPRSTTAASGCGS